One genomic window of Salvelinus alpinus chromosome 9, SLU_Salpinus.1, whole genome shotgun sequence includes the following:
- the LOC139530968 gene encoding forkhead box protein P2-like has protein sequence MAGLSTIELQQIWKELTNSTMEEKITKDSCPDRVITTTSTPSPTEPVTTAKASMSMSNTHKFPTNGQSLSSSPREGLLNVDQTITHSLYGYGVCIWPGCETVCENASQFIKHLSIEHMLDERSTAQCRVQMQVVQQLDLQLSKERERLQAMMAHLHLPPLEPQSPSKPLSSGSGVTMSKSLPPLSPQDDPQMSPTAPVTSPSSPREPAGLCPTSVGAMRRHHSDKHPSLCSLSSEFSPNHEMYRNADIRPPFTYATLIRQAIMDASDMQLTLNEIYSWFTRTFAYFRRNAATWKNAVRHNLSLHKCFVRVENVKGAVWTVDEVEYQRRRSQKITRSPTLGKNLLSSLAYWTALNTSLQAPLTENALTVLKNKSPAGLIGSSYLGLVHWTKSLKHPDLQDTNGQRSPHSTSLAQL, from the exons ATGG CTGGCTTGAGTACTATTGAGCTCCAGCAGATATGGAAGGAGCTAACCAACAGCACAATGGAAGAGAAAATCACAAAGGATAGCTGTCCAGACcgtgtcatcaccaccaccagcacTCCGTCCCCTACTGAACCCGTAACCACAGCCAAAGCATCAATGTCAATGTCAAACACCCACAAATTCCCTACCAACGGCCAATCTCTTAGTTCCAGCCCAAGAGAAGG CTTGCTGAATGTGGATCAAACAATCACACACTCACTCTATGGATATGGTGTGTGTATTTGGCCGGGCTGTGAGACTGTTTGTGAAAACGCCAGCCAGTTTATCAA GCACCTAAGTATTGAGCACATGCTGGATGAAAGGAGCACAGCCCAGTGCAGAGTCCAGATGCAGGTGGTGCAGCAGTTAGACCtccag CTCTCTAAAGAACGGGAGCGTCTCCAAGCTATGATGGCCCACTTACACCTGCCACCTTTGGAACCACAGTCCCCTTCCAAACCT CTGAGTTCTGGGTCCGGTGTCACCATGTCTAAGAGCCTGCCACCACTGTCCCCTCAAGATGACCCTCAGATGTCTCCAACGGCCCCTGTCACCTCCCCATCCTCACCCCGGGAGCCTGCAGGACTCTGCCCCACAAGTGTGGGGGCAATGCGAAGACACCACTCAGACAAGCACCCCTCTCTGTGCTCTCTGTCTTCAG AATTTAGCCCAAATCATGAGATGTACAGAAATGCAGATATCAGGCCACCTTTTACCTACGCTACTCTGATAAGACAG GCTATAATGGATGCATCGGACATGCAGTTAACACTAAATGAGATATACAGCTGGTTTACACGGACCTTTGCCTACTTCAGACGCAATGCTGCAACGTGGAAG aatgcAGTCCGCCACAACCTGAGCCTGCACAAGTGTTTTGTGCGTGTGGAAAACGTGAAGGGGGCCGTGTGGACAGTGGACGAGGTGGAGTACCAGAGAAGGAGGTCTCAGAAGATCACAAG AAGCCCAACGCTAGGGAAGAACCTTCTCTCCAGCCTTGCTTATTGGACTGCTCTTAATACCAGTTTACAA GCTCCACTGACTGAGAATGCTCTGACTGTATTAAAGAACAAGAGCCCTGCAGGCCTGATAGGCAGCAGTTATTTGGGTCTGGTACACTGGACCAAGTCACTAAAACATCCTGACCTCCAGGACACCAATGGACAACGCAGCCCACACTCCACTTCACTGGCCCAGCTGTGA